A single window of Eucalyptus grandis isolate ANBG69807.140 chromosome 1, ASM1654582v1, whole genome shotgun sequence DNA harbors:
- the LOC120296204 gene encoding putative cyclin-D7-1 translates to MESLLCDEKWVVSPYSVSDHHAREAFENSGDSEHVCRGGSWFGMTQQDCDEELAICLEKERGYMPESGYVECLEAKGLVFARTRVMQWLIKCRSRLKLSYGTMFLAANYFDRFVSICKCQEWKHWIVELVSIACLSVASKFNETLSTLSLHEIQMEDLDHSFQSSTIQRMELMLLQMLGWRLGPITAYSYVELLTCNSDFLTSHLQEQFITKVNDLLLHSLLDINFVDFRPSVIAASAFQCGFDSVFTLSSTVCLTNYIRQIIGQDQREMDLMKCQKLMEVQIASECFRAITCGSFSYCPSSPVTVLLAERIDVNDDHVDLSFSWCKQGHALASPNRRRQRD, encoded by the exons ATGGAGAGCTTGCTCTGCGATGAGAAATGGGTCGTGAGCCCTTACTCGGTTTCGGATCATCACGCGCGCGAAGCGTTTGAGAACTCGGGCGATTCAGAGCACGTCTGTCGTGGTGGTTCCTGGTTCGGTATGACCCAGCAAGACTGTGATGAGGAGCTTGCCATTTGCTTGGAGAAGGAGAGGGGTTACATGCCCGAGTCTGGTTATGTGGAGTGTCTGGAAGCGAAAGGTTTGGTCTTTGCTAGGACCAGGGTCATGCAATGGCTCATTAAG TGTCGAAGTAGATTGAAGCTGTCTTATGGTACGATGTTTCTGGCTGCGAACTACTTTGATCGATTCGTCTCCATTTGTAAGTGCCAG GAATGGAAACACTGGATTGTGGAATTAGTGTCCATCGCATGCTTATCGGTCGCATCAAAGTTTAACGAGACCCTTAGCACACTTTCGTTACATGAAATTCAG ATGGAGGATCTGGACCATTCTTTCCAGTCAAGCACCATCCAACGGATGGAGTTGATGCTGCTCCAGATGTTAGGATGGCGTCTGGGTCCCATCACTGCATATTCCTACGTGGAACTGCTGACGTGTAACAGTGACTTCTTGACATCTCATCTTCAAGAGCAGTTCATTACAAAAGTCAATGACTTGCTCCTCCATTCGCTTCTGG ATATCAACTTTGTGGACTTTAGGCCAAGTGTTATTGCTGCATCGGCTTTTCAATGTGGATTTGACAGTGTATTTACATTGTCATCGACCGTGTGTCTCACTAACTACATCCGCCAAATCATCGGTCAAGATCAAAGG GAGATGGATTTGATGAAATGCCAGAAGCTTATGGAAGTTCAGATAGCCAGTGAATGCTTCAGAGCAATTACTTGCGGGAGTTTCAGCTACTGCCCTTCAAGTCCGGTCACTGTTCTATTGGCAGAGCGGATTGATGTTAATGACGACCACGTTGATCTCTCTTTTTCATGGTGCAAGCAAGGTCATGCATTGGCATCGCCAAATCGAAGAAGACAAAGAGACTAA